CGGCGGCTATGGCGGCATGGCGGACAAGTTCCCGCTTGGCGCGCTGATGCAAAAGGGCCTTCAGATCCGCACCGGGCAGACGCATGTGCAGAAATATATCCGCCAGTTGCTGCACCGCATTCTGGAAGGGGAAATCGACACGACCTTCCTGATCTCTCACCGTCTGGCGCTGGAGGATGCGCCGACGGGCTATCAGAATTTCCACGGCAGACAGAACGAATGGACCAAGGTGGTGATGACCCCCGGCACAGTGCGGAATTGAGCGCGGGGAATCGGATGCCATGGCAATCTGCCTGCGCCGGTCCGGGCTTTCGGCTACGCTTCGGGGCCACATCGCGCAGGAGGCGGACCTGTGACCGATGACTTTGACTGCGCGATCATCGGCGGCGGGCCGGCGGGAATGACGGCCGCGATCTATCTTGGCCGGTTTCGAAGACGGGTTGCGCTGATCGACAAGGGCGAAAGCCGGGCCGCGCTGATTCCCCGCTCGCATAATCATCCCGGCTATCCCGATGGCATCAGGGGCCGGGACCTGCTGGACCGGATGCGCCGGCAGGTCGGCAAGCTGGGCGTCGTCACGATATCGGGCGAAGCCACGGATATCGGATATTCGCCGGATGGCCGGTTCAGGGTCGTCGCGGGACAGACAGTCATGGCCGATCACGTCATTCTGGCGACGGGAGTCAGGGACCGCCTGCCCCCGGTCGATGATCCGCTGCGCCATATCCGCGAAGGACTGATCCGGCAATGCCCGGTCTGCGACGCCTATGAGCTGATCGGCCAGCCGGTCGCGGTGATCGGCGCCGGGGATTCCGCCGCAGGCGAGGCGCTGTTTCTCAGCCACTATACCCCCGATATCACCCTTCTGACGCTTGGTAAGGCGCTGGAGATGTCTGCAAGGGTGATCGCGAAACTGAAGAAAGCCGGTGTTCGGATCGTCGCGGACAAGGTTTCGGGCTGGGCTTTCGGACCGGCCGGTGTGGAGGTTCATCTGGAGACCGGACAGCGTCGCTTTGCGGCGGTCTATTCGGGCCTGGGCACCGATCCGCAGAATGCCCTGGCCCGCAGGCTTGGCGTGACGCTGGTGCAGGACGCGCGTATCGGCACCGATGAACATCAGCAGACGACCCGAAAAAACGTCTTCGCAGTCGGCGATGTGGTGACCGGCCTGAACCAGATCGCCGTCGCCATGGCTCAGGCAGAGGTGGCCGCCAGCCGGATTCATACCCAGTTGCGCCTGCGCGAGGGCAGATGCGTTCCCGACAGCCTTTGATGCCCCTGACGGCGGTCGCTGGAACAATTGCGCATCGCCATGGTTTCATCCGCCACCGGCAAACTGTCGCCGAGCCATCCGGCGAAGGGGGGGCATAGGCAAAACTCCGCCACCGCCCACCACGAAGGTGACAATGCCGCAAAGAACCCATGCTAAGCTTTTTCCATCATCTGTCAGGAGGTAATCATGGGCCAGAAATTTGTTCCTGAATTACACGATCCCGATTATCGCGGACCTGAGGGACAGGATGACGCGACCTTGACCGACAAGGAGGTCAAGCAGGCGTTCGACGCTATGATCGCCCAAATGGACGAGGAGGCCCGCGCAGAGCGGGGTCGTGATTAAAAAAACGAAGTCGCCCCGCAAGGACTGTGGGGCGACTTCGAATTCATATTCATGGTTTCCGGCCGGTTAACGCTTAATGCCGATGTTCGGGCATCGCCTTCAGTTCGTCCTTCGACCATCGCGACAGGGCGTGGACCGTTCCCGCCTCGTCGCGCATGATGTCCAGATCGCGTGCCTGCACCAGAACCGGCTTGCTGCCGATGCCCAGAAAGCCGCCGACATCAATCACGACCTCGGTGGCCTCGCCCGCGCCGTGGACATGCGAGACGCTGCCGATCGTCTCGTTGTCGGGGCCGTAAACCTTGGCGCCGTTCAGGGTGTCTTCGGTCAGCTCTGCGGGCTGAAGCCGGGGGTGATTGCTGTGGTCCATGACGGAACTCCTTGGTTGAATTGACGTGGGACCAATCGTCTGCGTCCCGATATGTTCCAGCGGTCGGGGCGAAAATGCGGACCGGCCGATACCGGCACCGGGGGCTTTGCCGGGCCCGATGATCGCGCGCAATGATCGCGATCCTTCGGGAACAATCGCTGGTCCGCGCCGTTTCCTGACGACGCCCTTCATATCAGGAAAGGCACGGAAGATGAGACGCACCGACCCGCTGAGTTTCTGTCTGGGCATCGCCGCCGGTATCGGGCTGAAGGCGGCCTGCGACCTGTTCGCCGCATCTTCGCGGCCAAGGCCGAAGGGCACACATTATGTCCGCGCCGCCGGGCAAAGCCAGATGCAGGCCCCGCCGAAAGAGTGGGATATCGTTGACGAAAAGTCCGACGAATCCTTTCCCGCCAGCGATCCGCCCGGCAATTACTGACCCGGGACCGACAGTGATGACAGCAGGCGAGGCCATGTCGTGACCGGGATCAGGTTCGGCGCGCCCGGCACCGAGGCGCTGCACCTTTGCGTGGACATGCAGCGGCTGTTCGGGCCGGGCTCGTCCTGGGCGGTGCCGTGGATGGAAAAGATCCTGCCCGCGGTGGCCGAACTGACCGAGGTCCATGCCGCGCGCACGATCTTCACCCGCTTCATTCCTCCCGCCGATCAGGGGGCGGCCATCGGGTCATGGACGCGCTATTATGCGGTCTGGCCGCAGATGCTGCGCGACCGGTTGCCGCCCGAATGGCTGGAACTGGCGCCGCCTTTGGCCCGCCATGTTCCGCCGGCACGGCTGTTCGACAAGCAGCTTTATTCGCCCTGGCCTGATGGCAGGCTGGACGGGTTTCTGCGCCGGGCCGGGAT
The Paracoccus alcaliphilus DNA segment above includes these coding regions:
- a CDS encoding cysteine hydrolase family protein, translated to MTGIRFGAPGTEALHLCVDMQRLFGPGSSWAVPWMEKILPAVAELTEVHAARTIFTRFIPPADQGAAIGSWTRYYAVWPQMLRDRLPPEWLELAPPLARHVPPARLFDKQLYSPWPDGRLDGFLRRAGISTLIVTGGETEVCVLATVLGAIDRGYRVILVSDAVCSSADPSHDAAMQIYESRFGQQVETAPLAELLNQWRV
- a CDS encoding NAD(P)/FAD-dependent oxidoreductase; translated protein: MTDDFDCAIIGGGPAGMTAAIYLGRFRRRVALIDKGESRAALIPRSHNHPGYPDGIRGRDLLDRMRRQVGKLGVVTISGEATDIGYSPDGRFRVVAGQTVMADHVILATGVRDRLPPVDDPLRHIREGLIRQCPVCDAYELIGQPVAVIGAGDSAAGEALFLSHYTPDITLLTLGKALEMSARVIAKLKKAGVRIVADKVSGWAFGPAGVEVHLETGQRRFAAVYSGLGTDPQNALARRLGVTLVQDARIGTDEHQQTTRKNVFAVGDVVTGLNQIAVAMAQAEVAASRIHTQLRLREGRCVPDSL
- a CDS encoding PRC-barrel domain-containing protein, with the protein product MDHSNHPRLQPAELTEDTLNGAKVYGPDNETIGSVSHVHGAGEATEVVIDVGGFLGIGSKPVLVQARDLDIMRDEAGTVHALSRWSKDELKAMPEHRH